A window of the Gossypium arboreum isolate Shixiya-1 chromosome 2, ASM2569848v2, whole genome shotgun sequence genome harbors these coding sequences:
- the LOC108466951 gene encoding branched-chain-amino-acid aminotransferase 6-like isoform X3 yields the protein MFMFSRSICCAKLNQLSTFETLFSNLKTCESRIYSREKAEYANVNWDELGFALTKTDYMYVMNFTEEEQKFFNGTLTRFGNIEMCPSSGILNYGQGLFEGLKAYRKEDEGILLFRPQENALRMKIGADRMCMPSPTVDQFIDAVKKTVLANKRWVPPYGRGSLYVRPLLMGTGRNLGVKPSSDYTFLVYASPVGNYHKGDLNLMVEDNVRRAIPGGTGGIKAVTNYSPVYKPLTEAKAKGFSDLLFLDASTGSNIEEGSACNIFILKGNVISTPTTHGTILPGITRKSIMEIASDFGYQVEERAIPIKEVFDAEEVFCTGTAMVVKSVASITYQGKRIEYKLGAETLAQKLHATLTGIQTGLIEDKLGWTMLID from the exons ATGTTCATGTTCAGTCGAAGCATTTGTTGTGCAAAGTTGAATCAACTTTCAACATTTGAAACCCTCTTCTCTAACCTAAAG ACTTGTGAATCCAGAATTTACAG CAGGGAGAAGGCTGAATATGCGAATGTGAATTGGGATGAACTTGGATTTGCTCTAACTAAGACTGATTATATGTACGTCATGAATTTCACTGAAGAGGAACAAAAGTTCTTCAATGGAACCTTAACTCGCTTTGGCAACATTGAGATGTGCCCTTCATCTGGAATATTAAACTATGGCCAG GGGTTATTCGAGGGACTAAAGGCGTATAGGAAGGAAGACGAGGGGATTCTGCTCTTCCGACCCCAAGAGAATGCTCTGAGGATGAAGATCGGTGCGGATCGAATGTGCATGCCATCACCAACCGTTGACCAATTCATAGATGCTGTCAAAAAGACTGTGCTGGCTAACAAGAGATGG GTACCACCTTATGGGAGAGGATCTTTATACGTTAGGCCTTTGCTTATGGGAACTGGTCGAAATTTGGGAGTGAAACCATCATCAGATTACACATTCTTAGTGTATGCTTCCCCAGTGGGCAATTATCATAAG GGTGATCTGAACCTGATGGTTGAAGACAATGTCCGTAGAGCTATTCCTGGTGGTACCGGAGGCATTAAAGCTGTCACGAATTACTCGCCC GTTTACAAGCCATTAACTGAAGCAAAAGCTAAAGGGTTCTCAGATCTCTTATTTCTGGATGCATCGACTGGAAGCAACATTGAGGAAGGTTCTGCTTGCAATATCTTCATTCTCAAG GGAAATGTTATCTCAACTCCAACAACTCATGGGACAATTCTCCCAGGAATCACAAGAAAAAGCATCATGGAAATTGCATCTGATTTTGGATACCAG GTTGAGGAACGAGCTATTCCGATCAAGGAGGTGTTTGATGCTGAAGAAGTCTTTTGCACAGGAACAGCTATGGTTGTGAAGTCTGTTGCAAGTATAACCTACCAGGGCAAAAG GATCGAATACAAACTGGGAGCAGAAACTCTGGCTCAGAAATTGCATGCAACACTAACAGGGATTCAAACTGGTCTGATCGAGGACAAGCTGGGATGGACCATGCTCATCGATTGA
- the LOC108466951 gene encoding branched-chain-amino-acid aminotransferase 6-like isoform X2, with the protein MFMFSRSICCAKLNQLSTFETLFSNLKLRPYATPLIGPLQTCESRIYREKAEYANVNWDELGFALTKTDYMYVMNFTEEEQKFFNGTLTRFGNIEMCPSSGILNYGQGLFEGLKAYRKEDEGILLFRPQENALRMKIGADRMCMPSPTVDQFIDAVKKTVLANKRWVPPYGRGSLYVRPLLMGTGRNLGVKPSSDYTFLVYASPVGNYHKGDLNLMVEDNVRRAIPGGTGGIKAVTNYSPVYKPLTEAKAKGFSDLLFLDASTGSNIEEGSACNIFILKGNVISTPTTHGTILPGITRKSIMEIASDFGYQVEERAIPIKEVFDAEEVFCTGTAMVVKSVASITYQGKRIEYKLGAETLAQKLHATLTGIQTGLIEDKLGWTMLID; encoded by the exons ATGTTCATGTTCAGTCGAAGCATTTGTTGTGCAAAGTTGAATCAACTTTCAACATTTGAAACCCTCTTCTCTAACCTAAAG CTAAGGCCTTATGCTACACCTCTCATTGGTCCATTACAGACTTGTGAATCCAGAATTTACAG GGAGAAGGCTGAATATGCGAATGTGAATTGGGATGAACTTGGATTTGCTCTAACTAAGACTGATTATATGTACGTCATGAATTTCACTGAAGAGGAACAAAAGTTCTTCAATGGAACCTTAACTCGCTTTGGCAACATTGAGATGTGCCCTTCATCTGGAATATTAAACTATGGCCAG GGGTTATTCGAGGGACTAAAGGCGTATAGGAAGGAAGACGAGGGGATTCTGCTCTTCCGACCCCAAGAGAATGCTCTGAGGATGAAGATCGGTGCGGATCGAATGTGCATGCCATCACCAACCGTTGACCAATTCATAGATGCTGTCAAAAAGACTGTGCTGGCTAACAAGAGATGG GTACCACCTTATGGGAGAGGATCTTTATACGTTAGGCCTTTGCTTATGGGAACTGGTCGAAATTTGGGAGTGAAACCATCATCAGATTACACATTCTTAGTGTATGCTTCCCCAGTGGGCAATTATCATAAG GGTGATCTGAACCTGATGGTTGAAGACAATGTCCGTAGAGCTATTCCTGGTGGTACCGGAGGCATTAAAGCTGTCACGAATTACTCGCCC GTTTACAAGCCATTAACTGAAGCAAAAGCTAAAGGGTTCTCAGATCTCTTATTTCTGGATGCATCGACTGGAAGCAACATTGAGGAAGGTTCTGCTTGCAATATCTTCATTCTCAAG GGAAATGTTATCTCAACTCCAACAACTCATGGGACAATTCTCCCAGGAATCACAAGAAAAAGCATCATGGAAATTGCATCTGATTTTGGATACCAG GTTGAGGAACGAGCTATTCCGATCAAGGAGGTGTTTGATGCTGAAGAAGTCTTTTGCACAGGAACAGCTATGGTTGTGAAGTCTGTTGCAAGTATAACCTACCAGGGCAAAAG GATCGAATACAAACTGGGAGCAGAAACTCTGGCTCAGAAATTGCATGCAACACTAACAGGGATTCAAACTGGTCTGATCGAGGACAAGCTGGGATGGACCATGCTCATCGATTGA
- the LOC108466951 gene encoding putative branched-chain-amino-acid aminotransferase 7 isoform X5, whose protein sequence is MGSLSKQEQVECREKAEYANVNWDELGFALTKTDYMYVMNFTEEEQKFFNGTLTRFGNIEMCPSSGILNYGQGLFEGLKAYRKEDEGILLFRPQENALRMKIGADRMCMPSPTVDQFIDAVKKTVLANKRWVPPYGRGSLYVRPLLMGTGRNLGVKPSSDYTFLVYASPVGNYHKGDLNLMVEDNVRRAIPGGTGGIKAVTNYSPVYKPLTEAKAKGFSDLLFLDASTGSNIEEGSACNIFILKGNVISTPTTHGTILPGITRKSIMEIASDFGYQVEERAIPIKEVFDAEEVFCTGTAMVVKSVASITYQGKRIEYKLGAETLAQKLHATLTGIQTGLIEDKLGWTMLID, encoded by the exons ATGGGTTCTTTATCTAAACAAGAGCAGGTGGAATG CAGGGAGAAGGCTGAATATGCGAATGTGAATTGGGATGAACTTGGATTTGCTCTAACTAAGACTGATTATATGTACGTCATGAATTTCACTGAAGAGGAACAAAAGTTCTTCAATGGAACCTTAACTCGCTTTGGCAACATTGAGATGTGCCCTTCATCTGGAATATTAAACTATGGCCAG GGGTTATTCGAGGGACTAAAGGCGTATAGGAAGGAAGACGAGGGGATTCTGCTCTTCCGACCCCAAGAGAATGCTCTGAGGATGAAGATCGGTGCGGATCGAATGTGCATGCCATCACCAACCGTTGACCAATTCATAGATGCTGTCAAAAAGACTGTGCTGGCTAACAAGAGATGG GTACCACCTTATGGGAGAGGATCTTTATACGTTAGGCCTTTGCTTATGGGAACTGGTCGAAATTTGGGAGTGAAACCATCATCAGATTACACATTCTTAGTGTATGCTTCCCCAGTGGGCAATTATCATAAG GGTGATCTGAACCTGATGGTTGAAGACAATGTCCGTAGAGCTATTCCTGGTGGTACCGGAGGCATTAAAGCTGTCACGAATTACTCGCCC GTTTACAAGCCATTAACTGAAGCAAAAGCTAAAGGGTTCTCAGATCTCTTATTTCTGGATGCATCGACTGGAAGCAACATTGAGGAAGGTTCTGCTTGCAATATCTTCATTCTCAAG GGAAATGTTATCTCAACTCCAACAACTCATGGGACAATTCTCCCAGGAATCACAAGAAAAAGCATCATGGAAATTGCATCTGATTTTGGATACCAG GTTGAGGAACGAGCTATTCCGATCAAGGAGGTGTTTGATGCTGAAGAAGTCTTTTGCACAGGAACAGCTATGGTTGTGAAGTCTGTTGCAAGTATAACCTACCAGGGCAAAAG GATCGAATACAAACTGGGAGCAGAAACTCTGGCTCAGAAATTGCATGCAACACTAACAGGGATTCAAACTGGTCTGATCGAGGACAAGCTGGGATGGACCATGCTCATCGATTGA
- the LOC108466951 gene encoding putative branched-chain-amino-acid aminotransferase 7 isoform X6 has product MGSLSKQEQVEWEKAEYANVNWDELGFALTKTDYMYVMNFTEEEQKFFNGTLTRFGNIEMCPSSGILNYGQGLFEGLKAYRKEDEGILLFRPQENALRMKIGADRMCMPSPTVDQFIDAVKKTVLANKRWVPPYGRGSLYVRPLLMGTGRNLGVKPSSDYTFLVYASPVGNYHKGDLNLMVEDNVRRAIPGGTGGIKAVTNYSPVYKPLTEAKAKGFSDLLFLDASTGSNIEEGSACNIFILKGNVISTPTTHGTILPGITRKSIMEIASDFGYQVEERAIPIKEVFDAEEVFCTGTAMVVKSVASITYQGKRIEYKLGAETLAQKLHATLTGIQTGLIEDKLGWTMLID; this is encoded by the exons ATGGGTTCTTTATCTAAACAAGAGCAGGTGGAATG GGAGAAGGCTGAATATGCGAATGTGAATTGGGATGAACTTGGATTTGCTCTAACTAAGACTGATTATATGTACGTCATGAATTTCACTGAAGAGGAACAAAAGTTCTTCAATGGAACCTTAACTCGCTTTGGCAACATTGAGATGTGCCCTTCATCTGGAATATTAAACTATGGCCAG GGGTTATTCGAGGGACTAAAGGCGTATAGGAAGGAAGACGAGGGGATTCTGCTCTTCCGACCCCAAGAGAATGCTCTGAGGATGAAGATCGGTGCGGATCGAATGTGCATGCCATCACCAACCGTTGACCAATTCATAGATGCTGTCAAAAAGACTGTGCTGGCTAACAAGAGATGG GTACCACCTTATGGGAGAGGATCTTTATACGTTAGGCCTTTGCTTATGGGAACTGGTCGAAATTTGGGAGTGAAACCATCATCAGATTACACATTCTTAGTGTATGCTTCCCCAGTGGGCAATTATCATAAG GGTGATCTGAACCTGATGGTTGAAGACAATGTCCGTAGAGCTATTCCTGGTGGTACCGGAGGCATTAAAGCTGTCACGAATTACTCGCCC GTTTACAAGCCATTAACTGAAGCAAAAGCTAAAGGGTTCTCAGATCTCTTATTTCTGGATGCATCGACTGGAAGCAACATTGAGGAAGGTTCTGCTTGCAATATCTTCATTCTCAAG GGAAATGTTATCTCAACTCCAACAACTCATGGGACAATTCTCCCAGGAATCACAAGAAAAAGCATCATGGAAATTGCATCTGATTTTGGATACCAG GTTGAGGAACGAGCTATTCCGATCAAGGAGGTGTTTGATGCTGAAGAAGTCTTTTGCACAGGAACAGCTATGGTTGTGAAGTCTGTTGCAAGTATAACCTACCAGGGCAAAAG GATCGAATACAAACTGGGAGCAGAAACTCTGGCTCAGAAATTGCATGCAACACTAACAGGGATTCAAACTGGTCTGATCGAGGACAAGCTGGGATGGACCATGCTCATCGATTGA
- the LOC108466951 gene encoding branched-chain-amino-acid aminotransferase 6-like isoform X1, whose product MFMFSRSICCAKLNQLSTFETLFSNLKLRPYATPLIGPLQTCESRIYSREKAEYANVNWDELGFALTKTDYMYVMNFTEEEQKFFNGTLTRFGNIEMCPSSGILNYGQGLFEGLKAYRKEDEGILLFRPQENALRMKIGADRMCMPSPTVDQFIDAVKKTVLANKRWVPPYGRGSLYVRPLLMGTGRNLGVKPSSDYTFLVYASPVGNYHKGDLNLMVEDNVRRAIPGGTGGIKAVTNYSPVYKPLTEAKAKGFSDLLFLDASTGSNIEEGSACNIFILKGNVISTPTTHGTILPGITRKSIMEIASDFGYQVEERAIPIKEVFDAEEVFCTGTAMVVKSVASITYQGKRIEYKLGAETLAQKLHATLTGIQTGLIEDKLGWTMLID is encoded by the exons ATGTTCATGTTCAGTCGAAGCATTTGTTGTGCAAAGTTGAATCAACTTTCAACATTTGAAACCCTCTTCTCTAACCTAAAG CTAAGGCCTTATGCTACACCTCTCATTGGTCCATTACAGACTTGTGAATCCAGAATTTACAG CAGGGAGAAGGCTGAATATGCGAATGTGAATTGGGATGAACTTGGATTTGCTCTAACTAAGACTGATTATATGTACGTCATGAATTTCACTGAAGAGGAACAAAAGTTCTTCAATGGAACCTTAACTCGCTTTGGCAACATTGAGATGTGCCCTTCATCTGGAATATTAAACTATGGCCAG GGGTTATTCGAGGGACTAAAGGCGTATAGGAAGGAAGACGAGGGGATTCTGCTCTTCCGACCCCAAGAGAATGCTCTGAGGATGAAGATCGGTGCGGATCGAATGTGCATGCCATCACCAACCGTTGACCAATTCATAGATGCTGTCAAAAAGACTGTGCTGGCTAACAAGAGATGG GTACCACCTTATGGGAGAGGATCTTTATACGTTAGGCCTTTGCTTATGGGAACTGGTCGAAATTTGGGAGTGAAACCATCATCAGATTACACATTCTTAGTGTATGCTTCCCCAGTGGGCAATTATCATAAG GGTGATCTGAACCTGATGGTTGAAGACAATGTCCGTAGAGCTATTCCTGGTGGTACCGGAGGCATTAAAGCTGTCACGAATTACTCGCCC GTTTACAAGCCATTAACTGAAGCAAAAGCTAAAGGGTTCTCAGATCTCTTATTTCTGGATGCATCGACTGGAAGCAACATTGAGGAAGGTTCTGCTTGCAATATCTTCATTCTCAAG GGAAATGTTATCTCAACTCCAACAACTCATGGGACAATTCTCCCAGGAATCACAAGAAAAAGCATCATGGAAATTGCATCTGATTTTGGATACCAG GTTGAGGAACGAGCTATTCCGATCAAGGAGGTGTTTGATGCTGAAGAAGTCTTTTGCACAGGAACAGCTATGGTTGTGAAGTCTGTTGCAAGTATAACCTACCAGGGCAAAAG GATCGAATACAAACTGGGAGCAGAAACTCTGGCTCAGAAATTGCATGCAACACTAACAGGGATTCAAACTGGTCTGATCGAGGACAAGCTGGGATGGACCATGCTCATCGATTGA
- the LOC108466951 gene encoding branched-chain-amino-acid aminotransferase 6-like isoform X4, with protein MFMFSRSICCAKLNQLSTFETLFSNLKTCESRIYREKAEYANVNWDELGFALTKTDYMYVMNFTEEEQKFFNGTLTRFGNIEMCPSSGILNYGQGLFEGLKAYRKEDEGILLFRPQENALRMKIGADRMCMPSPTVDQFIDAVKKTVLANKRWVPPYGRGSLYVRPLLMGTGRNLGVKPSSDYTFLVYASPVGNYHKGDLNLMVEDNVRRAIPGGTGGIKAVTNYSPVYKPLTEAKAKGFSDLLFLDASTGSNIEEGSACNIFILKGNVISTPTTHGTILPGITRKSIMEIASDFGYQVEERAIPIKEVFDAEEVFCTGTAMVVKSVASITYQGKRIEYKLGAETLAQKLHATLTGIQTGLIEDKLGWTMLID; from the exons ATGTTCATGTTCAGTCGAAGCATTTGTTGTGCAAAGTTGAATCAACTTTCAACATTTGAAACCCTCTTCTCTAACCTAAAG ACTTGTGAATCCAGAATTTACAG GGAGAAGGCTGAATATGCGAATGTGAATTGGGATGAACTTGGATTTGCTCTAACTAAGACTGATTATATGTACGTCATGAATTTCACTGAAGAGGAACAAAAGTTCTTCAATGGAACCTTAACTCGCTTTGGCAACATTGAGATGTGCCCTTCATCTGGAATATTAAACTATGGCCAG GGGTTATTCGAGGGACTAAAGGCGTATAGGAAGGAAGACGAGGGGATTCTGCTCTTCCGACCCCAAGAGAATGCTCTGAGGATGAAGATCGGTGCGGATCGAATGTGCATGCCATCACCAACCGTTGACCAATTCATAGATGCTGTCAAAAAGACTGTGCTGGCTAACAAGAGATGG GTACCACCTTATGGGAGAGGATCTTTATACGTTAGGCCTTTGCTTATGGGAACTGGTCGAAATTTGGGAGTGAAACCATCATCAGATTACACATTCTTAGTGTATGCTTCCCCAGTGGGCAATTATCATAAG GGTGATCTGAACCTGATGGTTGAAGACAATGTCCGTAGAGCTATTCCTGGTGGTACCGGAGGCATTAAAGCTGTCACGAATTACTCGCCC GTTTACAAGCCATTAACTGAAGCAAAAGCTAAAGGGTTCTCAGATCTCTTATTTCTGGATGCATCGACTGGAAGCAACATTGAGGAAGGTTCTGCTTGCAATATCTTCATTCTCAAG GGAAATGTTATCTCAACTCCAACAACTCATGGGACAATTCTCCCAGGAATCACAAGAAAAAGCATCATGGAAATTGCATCTGATTTTGGATACCAG GTTGAGGAACGAGCTATTCCGATCAAGGAGGTGTTTGATGCTGAAGAAGTCTTTTGCACAGGAACAGCTATGGTTGTGAAGTCTGTTGCAAGTATAACCTACCAGGGCAAAAG GATCGAATACAAACTGGGAGCAGAAACTCTGGCTCAGAAATTGCATGCAACACTAACAGGGATTCAAACTGGTCTGATCGAGGACAAGCTGGGATGGACCATGCTCATCGATTGA